The Sorangiineae bacterium MSr11367 genome window below encodes:
- a CDS encoding serine/threonine protein kinase: MSTNTAEDAPEVVEERRSFSLGKYYLFARLGSGGMADAYLAVARGALNINKLAVVKRLREEHASDPDAREMFLNEARLAARLNHPNVIQTFEAGSEGGCYFIAMEYVDGQPLSRISRRLKRKGRRIDPTIGARICSNALEGLHHAHELADFDGTPLRMVHRDVSPQNIMVTYDGRVKVLDFGIAKAVGTSQTAHGIFKGKLAFMAPEQLVGDKVDHRADLFSMGICLWEAATGESLLADETPAKTLFNLMNKSLPLASDVNSEVPEQLAAIIAKALERNPDDRYASAHEMHMALEEFIRSQRLVTEHDVGGLPRQLFGDTRERLQAETRDYVARLSLRSEGDFLESQIRNLGSALLLDFSDLAEQEGTRTNRVTLRATTASLDGPAPRKPMSVRRGVAIAVATMLGCGVSFAVFLATGAAIWRSHHAAPTRLAEAPATIPVVARVPEPVLEVHPMPPTHPAPTASAPPPKSVPVAPPAVKPPPAPRATSSVSPTASAVPLPADSVGLPPQPTSTASAPSASPAQPPPRGRVFRREL; the protein is encoded by the coding sequence GTGAGTACGAACACGGCAGAGGATGCGCCCGAAGTCGTCGAAGAGCGCCGATCATTTTCGCTCGGTAAGTATTATCTCTTCGCGCGACTCGGCTCCGGTGGAATGGCCGATGCGTACCTCGCGGTTGCGCGAGGGGCGCTGAACATCAACAAGCTTGCTGTGGTGAAACGCCTGCGCGAAGAGCATGCAAGCGATCCCGACGCACGGGAGATGTTTCTCAACGAAGCACGGCTGGCAGCACGTCTGAACCATCCGAACGTCATTCAAACCTTCGAGGCGGGCTCCGAAGGCGGCTGCTATTTCATCGCGATGGAATATGTGGACGGCCAGCCCCTGTCGCGCATCAGCCGGCGGCTCAAACGGAAGGGACGGCGGATCGATCCGACCATTGGCGCGCGCATCTGCTCGAACGCACTGGAGGGGTTGCACCACGCTCATGAACTCGCCGACTTCGACGGCACGCCGCTTCGAATGGTCCACCGTGACGTGAGCCCGCAAAACATCATGGTCACCTACGACGGTCGTGTGAAGGTGTTGGACTTTGGAATCGCAAAGGCCGTGGGCACCAGCCAGACGGCGCACGGTATCTTCAAGGGCAAATTGGCGTTCATGGCCCCGGAGCAGCTCGTAGGGGACAAGGTCGATCACCGCGCGGATCTCTTTTCCATGGGAATTTGTCTATGGGAAGCGGCTACCGGTGAGTCGTTGTTGGCGGATGAAACACCCGCCAAGACGCTTTTCAATCTGATGAACAAGAGCCTGCCGCTTGCGTCCGACGTGAACTCGGAGGTCCCCGAGCAACTCGCTGCGATCATCGCAAAAGCTCTCGAACGCAACCCCGACGACCGATATGCCTCGGCCCACGAGATGCATATGGCCCTGGAAGAGTTCATCCGCAGCCAGCGCCTCGTCACCGAGCACGACGTGGGGGGTCTCCCGCGGCAGCTATTCGGTGACACACGCGAGAGGCTGCAAGCGGAAACTCGCGATTATGTCGCCAGGCTCTCGCTGCGCTCGGAAGGCGATTTCTTGGAAAGCCAAATTCGCAATCTAGGCAGCGCATTGCTTTTGGACTTCAGCGATCTAGCCGAGCAAGAAGGCACGAGAACGAACCGAGTCACGTTGCGGGCCACCACCGCTTCGCTCGACGGCCCCGCTCCCCGCAAGCCCATGAGCGTCCGCCGTGGTGTCGCCATCGCGGTTGCGACGATGCTGGGATGTGGCGTGTCATTTGCCGTGTTTTTGGCGACGGGCGCGGCCATCTGGCGTTCGCACCACGCTGCCCCGACGCGCCTTGCCGAAGCTCCGGCGACGATCCCTGTCGTCGCACGGGTGCCGGAGCCGGTGCTGGAAGTTCATCCGATGCCCCCGACCCACCCGGCGCCCACCGCGAGCGCACCGCCGCCCAAGAGCGTCCCGGTGGCGCCTCCCGCGGTAAAGCCGCCGCCTGCACCGCGAGCGACGAGCAGCGTTTCGCCGACGGCTTCCGCGGTACCGCTTCCCGCAGACAGCGTGGGCTTGCCCCCGCAGCCAACGAGCACGGCGAGCGCGCCATCGGCTTCGCCAGCGCAACCACCACCCCGAGGCAGAGTTTTTCGGCGGGAGTTGTGA
- a CDS encoding LysR substrate-binding domain-containing protein, translating to MDVLRGMRTFRSVITTGSFAAAARAAQVTTASISKQVSQLEEHLGSQLLNRTTRRLSLTDAGRIYLEHCERILDEVDEAERSLSSLHAKPRGRLRIAAPMSFGLLRIAPLLAPFALRFPEIELDVALNDRVVDLVEEGFDIAIRIFARPLEDSALIMRRIGGGKRVVCAAPAYLRAHGTPKHPQDLERHACLRYALHAAPAVWDFDGPDGHVSVKIRGPLLSNNSIAIRDATVGGLGVALVPDFIVTKELAEKKVKPVLERYSASGYGIFMVAPPSRYVAPKVRAFAEFLTEALR from the coding sequence ATGGACGTTTTGCGCGGCATGCGAACCTTTCGCAGTGTCATCACCACGGGAAGCTTCGCAGCCGCCGCGCGCGCGGCGCAGGTCACCACGGCGTCGATCAGCAAACAGGTTTCGCAACTCGAAGAGCACCTGGGCAGCCAGCTCCTGAATCGCACCACCCGCCGCCTCTCGCTCACGGACGCGGGCCGCATCTATCTGGAACACTGCGAGCGCATCCTGGACGAGGTCGACGAGGCCGAGCGCTCGCTGAGCAGCCTTCATGCGAAGCCGCGCGGGCGTTTGCGCATCGCCGCACCCATGTCCTTCGGCCTTCTTCGCATCGCACCGCTTCTCGCGCCATTCGCCCTGCGCTTCCCCGAGATCGAGCTCGACGTCGCGCTCAACGACCGCGTGGTGGACCTCGTGGAGGAAGGGTTCGACATCGCCATCCGCATCTTCGCGCGGCCGCTCGAGGACAGCGCCCTCATCATGCGCCGCATCGGTGGCGGAAAGCGCGTCGTCTGCGCCGCGCCCGCCTACCTGCGCGCGCATGGCACACCAAAGCACCCGCAGGATCTCGAACGCCACGCGTGCCTCCGCTATGCCTTGCACGCCGCGCCCGCCGTGTGGGACTTCGACGGACCGGATGGCCACGTCAGCGTGAAGATCCGCGGTCCCCTTCTCTCGAACAACAGCATTGCCATTCGCGATGCCACGGTTGGCGGCCTCGGGGTCGCGCTCGTGCCCGACTTCATCGTGACCAAAGAGCTCGCCGAAAAGAAGGTGAAGCCCGTGCTCGAACGCTATTCGGCGAGTGGCTACGGCATTTTCATGGTGGCCCCGCCATCGCGGTACGTGGCGCCCAAAGTCCGCGCTTTTGCAGAGTTTCTCACCGAAGCCCTGCGCTGA
- a CDS encoding aminopeptidase — protein MNLLRAKHLGVLSLTLLVAACSSASDDPGATPSVDLGVNDSTAGTNYDVERYDVKGELDWARHRLVATVSIQLRGHGTVVLDSAVSEINAVRLDDGTPLPFAVDREHQKLRVDLPANAETVRLEIDYEAEGAVSGGVGQGARLYMVPALKGDPAAVRAAYTFSERYGAHWWMPSHDVPSDRAFFSVDMRIPAHEKLIANGDLVSDEIDGATKMHRVKYESGFTLPTYIMAFNVADFEVETAHVRSGDRHVPLSIWHRRGIPNDYRTSLRETARAMKAFEALVGPYPFKSYSQVFMPGDWGEENATITLMGESYLDYSLSDGIDVAGHELAHQWFGDLVTNETFYDAWFKEGMATLLEMENLRGYLDEENVGLLGGDRQRPREGEPIVRDRSIPITSYGTGPYARAAWLLSQIRSRLGDAPFWQTLRGVLREHAYGTMGTDAFIDAFAPHLGAETTAAVRRAVVAKSIPRLHVESAPDGAVVTLRDPEGALITPMVVRWVSPDGSSREQTLALDTPVTLSRQTPGEFLVIDPQDVHPDAKVFATQDGASSDANYETSVAPLLVPQGQAAIAQWLRAGGLHQIATLSHALPALAPGEFGAFVRELDAKAAETLAIQRACDVAVDPKLDAATRAAWSGVIGRALRQPPPAVGLAALGTKRWATCGKVVDVERLFAVDWARLEAFGSISENRIAFLSQFDLPPVREFSIWSRVATHADTLNQRKAAVTNLSRYATESRVPVSNAPSWREFFVALLSDSQDLTVLQQAIYGLVATKGASLPENAAAVTGLSAVLHDPVDHHFGIVHSNAVCAAYALIPGSPTSPAWQNFVDGLSDAKLQPNVLAFVSDPARCASGLPF, from the coding sequence GTGAACCTACTCCGCGCGAAGCACCTGGGCGTTCTATCCCTTACGTTGCTGGTCGCAGCCTGCTCCAGTGCGAGCGACGATCCTGGCGCCACCCCGAGCGTCGATTTGGGAGTGAACGACTCCACGGCCGGGACGAACTACGATGTCGAGCGGTACGACGTGAAGGGCGAGCTCGATTGGGCGCGCCATCGCCTCGTGGCCACGGTGAGCATCCAGCTCCGCGGACATGGCACCGTGGTTCTCGACAGCGCCGTGTCCGAAATCAACGCGGTCCGGCTCGACGATGGCACGCCGCTCCCCTTTGCGGTCGATCGCGAGCACCAGAAATTGCGTGTGGATCTTCCGGCCAACGCAGAAACCGTCCGGCTCGAGATCGACTACGAGGCCGAGGGCGCGGTCTCCGGCGGCGTTGGCCAGGGTGCGCGCCTCTACATGGTGCCGGCGCTCAAAGGCGACCCGGCAGCGGTCCGTGCAGCTTACACCTTCTCCGAACGCTACGGCGCACACTGGTGGATGCCCAGCCACGACGTCCCGTCCGACCGCGCATTCTTCTCGGTCGATATGCGAATACCGGCGCACGAGAAGCTCATTGCCAATGGCGATCTCGTTTCGGACGAAATCGACGGCGCCACGAAGATGCATCGGGTGAAATACGAGAGCGGCTTCACCTTGCCCACGTACATCATGGCCTTCAACGTCGCGGACTTCGAGGTGGAGACCGCCCACGTGCGCTCGGGCGACCGTCATGTGCCCCTCTCCATCTGGCACCGGCGAGGCATCCCCAACGACTACCGCACGTCGCTTCGAGAAACCGCGCGGGCGATGAAGGCGTTCGAGGCGCTGGTGGGCCCTTATCCTTTCAAGAGCTACTCGCAAGTCTTCATGCCGGGCGATTGGGGCGAGGAAAACGCAACCATCACGCTGATGGGTGAGTCGTACCTCGACTACTCGCTTTCCGATGGCATCGACGTCGCGGGGCACGAGCTCGCGCATCAATGGTTTGGCGATCTCGTCACCAACGAGACATTTTACGATGCGTGGTTCAAAGAGGGAATGGCCACCCTCCTCGAAATGGAAAACCTGCGCGGCTACCTGGACGAGGAGAACGTCGGGCTTCTCGGCGGCGACCGCCAGCGACCGCGCGAGGGGGAGCCCATCGTTCGGGATCGCTCCATCCCCATTACCTCCTACGGAACGGGGCCGTATGCGCGGGCCGCGTGGCTGCTCTCGCAAATTCGCAGCCGTCTGGGTGACGCGCCCTTCTGGCAAACGCTGCGCGGCGTCCTTCGCGAACATGCGTACGGCACCATGGGGACCGACGCCTTCATCGACGCGTTCGCGCCCCATTTGGGCGCCGAGACGACGGCCGCCGTGCGGCGCGCCGTCGTTGCCAAGAGCATCCCGCGGCTGCACGTGGAGAGTGCCCCGGACGGAGCCGTCGTCACCTTGCGCGATCCGGAGGGCGCGTTGATCACGCCCATGGTCGTTCGCTGGGTTTCTCCCGACGGCAGCTCGCGCGAACAGACGCTGGCCCTCGACACACCGGTCACGCTGTCGCGCCAGACACCGGGTGAGTTTCTCGTGATCGATCCGCAGGACGTGCATCCCGATGCCAAGGTGTTCGCCACGCAGGACGGCGCGAGCTCCGATGCGAACTACGAGACGAGCGTGGCACCGCTGCTCGTCCCCCAAGGCCAGGCGGCCATCGCGCAATGGCTTCGCGCGGGCGGGTTGCACCAAATCGCCACCCTGTCGCACGCGCTGCCTGCGCTCGCGCCGGGGGAATTCGGCGCGTTCGTCCGAGAGCTCGACGCCAAGGCGGCCGAAACCCTGGCCATCCAGCGCGCGTGCGACGTTGCGGTGGATCCGAAGCTCGACGCGGCAACGCGTGCGGCCTGGTCCGGCGTGATCGGGCGCGCACTTCGGCAACCGCCGCCCGCCGTGGGCCTTGCCGCCCTTGGAACGAAACGATGGGCCACGTGCGGCAAGGTGGTCGACGTCGAACGCCTCTTCGCCGTCGATTGGGCGCGGCTCGAGGCATTCGGCAGCATCTCCGAGAATCGGATCGCGTTCCTTTCGCAATTCGATTTGCCGCCCGTGCGAGAATTCTCGATTTGGTCACGGGTCGCCACGCACGCCGACACGCTCAATCAGCGCAAAGCCGCCGTGACCAATCTGAGCCGGTACGCCACCGAATCGCGCGTCCCCGTCTCGAACGCGCCATCGTGGCGCGAATTCTTCGTAGCCTTGCTGTCTGACTCGCAAGACCTTACCGTCCTCCAGCAGGCGATTTATGGACTCGTGGCCACGAAGGGGGCCTCGCTGCCCGAGAATGCCGCGGCCGTCACGGGATTGAGCGCCGTGCTCCACGATCCCGTCGATCACCACTTCGGCATCGTTCACTCGAACGCGGTATGCGCCGCGTACGCGCTCATCCCCGGATCGCCAACCTCGCCGGCATGGCAAAACTTCGTCGACGGCCTTTCAGACGCCAAATTGCAGCCAAACGTTCTCGCCTTCGTCAGCGACCCGGCCCGCTGCGCATCCGGCTTGCCGTTCTAG
- a CDS encoding protein kinase, with protein sequence MTRTRFELIERLGTGGMGVVFLAQDTVLDRKVAIKFLTRKDLNTTEALERVQHEAQACARLNHENIVRMFDIGQDEGLPFLVMEHLEGHPLDVIMSRKRETNEAVLDVRRAVRLMIDVAKGLSHAHRAGIVHRDLKPSNVFITRDGTAKILDFGVAQLTAGNDVAGKHFLGTPQYMSPEQWSGQVQDGRTDIWAAGVMFFELLTGVSPFASKRIAELRNTVLASDPSPSLRGARPELPEEAERIVKSALEKDKDARFGSADDLLDAFVALEVLLVHALRGQSSDTEAVPTSTPSVPRRRTPAANAERRQITAMACSLSYTTSTEGLDDSVGEFFEACATIVRQLEGTILSSLGRQVVACFGYPRAHEDSAQRALRAASLIVDAFRPDDDGRSRGARVGVATGPCIPLAVDPEAAPLRMQGEVLDVAQWLERRAEPNEILTERATQMLLQGAFELAPLDDVAPEDGMAPLHSYRLLRRKENRFRFNPIAAGNVTPLVGRTSELDELRRLWSAASSGKGQFVLVAGEAGIGKSRLLEQHLEGLASERHRLVRCQCWPHSQSNALQPILEGLEHSMGLDPDAPPLEKAALLGLPSQDTAALAMSRSANLVKHQMLEALVGLFQRLAEQEPLLLVVEDAHWADSITLDLLERWLPGLATARAMVLVTARQEFQPLWARSSLLHHLAPGRLSPSESAAMVGFAGRGSHLPAAIVEQVVQRADGVPLFLEELTYSVVDALQKGGNEPSSWVGAVPATLEALLRARLDSLPEPGRELARVASVLGREMNYDLLRAMWPLSEESLRSGLLQLVETGIFRPIGPLSRATCRFKHALVQEAAYQSLVKHERQELHQRAAEVLVSQFSQIAEQNPEIAARHFAEAKRPEEACVYFEKAAKQAMQRSASADALTHYARAMAQLDLLPSNSARDRRELLLKAQLAGLYFAEDGLESNRIRETLLRIRELAERYDGDEPSFWALLSLQQLSHVRGEHRTSRDLAAKLMVRAKGAAHQDMILAAYTATVASAVSRGDLMVCRNDAEAGIRLYEEAQARGAIRAHMGADVGALLYLYLGYTLWLLGEPEQAIRQSQEGVRIARKYDHPASLTIRLLLLSILHNDRGEYPEARALVDEILRLADEHGFQFLGAAARVVRACTQIECGEFHGIDDLQAALEHRASMGATMGFTRYFPILALGQMQMGAFDEAMLSIDKAMEISERTGENYCDPEHLRVKAEILLAMDPSDPDRAARIFEQGLERARREHARSWELRLACSYGRLLASQGSISEATALLAPVLSSFTEGHDTRDLRVARDLLSSWMASTHS encoded by the coding sequence ATGACCCGAACCCGATTCGAGCTGATCGAGCGCCTGGGCACGGGCGGTATGGGGGTCGTGTTCCTCGCGCAGGACACCGTTCTCGATCGAAAGGTGGCGATCAAGTTTCTCACGCGCAAAGATCTGAACACGACGGAGGCCTTGGAGCGTGTTCAGCACGAGGCGCAGGCGTGCGCGCGTTTGAACCACGAAAACATCGTGCGCATGTTCGATATCGGCCAAGACGAGGGACTCCCCTTTCTCGTGATGGAGCATCTCGAGGGGCATCCCCTCGACGTCATCATGTCCCGAAAGCGCGAGACCAACGAAGCCGTGCTCGATGTCCGGCGCGCGGTCCGACTCATGATCGACGTCGCCAAGGGATTATCGCACGCACACCGGGCCGGAATCGTGCACCGCGACTTGAAACCGAGCAATGTCTTCATCACGAGAGACGGCACGGCCAAGATTCTCGACTTCGGCGTCGCCCAACTGACCGCGGGCAATGACGTCGCCGGCAAGCATTTCCTGGGGACACCCCAGTACATGTCGCCCGAGCAATGGAGTGGTCAGGTTCAAGACGGCCGGACGGACATCTGGGCCGCGGGGGTGATGTTCTTCGAATTGCTCACGGGAGTTTCTCCCTTTGCGAGCAAGCGCATTGCCGAATTGCGCAATACCGTCCTCGCCTCCGACCCTTCGCCATCGCTGCGGGGGGCGCGGCCCGAGCTGCCCGAGGAAGCGGAACGAATCGTAAAGAGCGCACTCGAGAAAGACAAGGACGCGCGATTCGGCAGCGCAGACGACTTGCTGGACGCGTTCGTTGCCTTGGAAGTGCTGCTCGTGCATGCCTTGCGCGGACAATCCAGCGACACCGAGGCGGTGCCGACGTCGACCCCGAGCGTTCCGCGACGGCGAACGCCCGCGGCGAATGCCGAACGGCGTCAGATTACCGCCATGGCTTGCTCCCTTTCGTACACGACATCGACGGAGGGGCTCGACGACTCGGTGGGCGAGTTTTTCGAGGCCTGCGCCACGATTGTGCGCCAATTGGAGGGCACGATTCTGTCCTCCCTGGGCCGGCAGGTCGTAGCGTGCTTTGGCTATCCTCGAGCCCACGAAGACAGTGCTCAGCGCGCATTGCGTGCGGCGTCCCTGATCGTCGATGCATTTCGGCCCGACGACGATGGGCGCTCGCGGGGCGCCCGCGTGGGGGTCGCGACGGGTCCCTGCATTCCACTTGCCGTGGACCCGGAAGCCGCTCCGCTGAGGATGCAGGGCGAGGTCCTGGACGTCGCACAATGGCTCGAACGCCGCGCCGAGCCGAACGAGATTCTCACGGAACGAGCAACCCAGATGCTCCTGCAGGGCGCCTTCGAGCTGGCGCCGCTCGATGACGTGGCGCCCGAAGATGGAATGGCGCCACTCCATTCGTATCGATTGTTGCGACGGAAAGAGAATCGGTTCCGCTTCAACCCGATTGCCGCGGGCAACGTCACGCCGCTGGTGGGGCGTACGTCCGAGCTCGATGAACTGCGCCGCCTTTGGAGCGCGGCCAGCAGCGGCAAAGGCCAATTCGTGTTGGTCGCGGGCGAGGCAGGAATCGGTAAGTCGCGCCTGCTCGAGCAGCACCTCGAAGGTTTGGCGTCGGAGAGGCACAGGTTGGTGCGGTGCCAATGTTGGCCGCACTCCCAGAGCAATGCCTTGCAGCCCATCCTCGAAGGCCTGGAGCACTCGATGGGATTGGATCCGGATGCCCCTCCGCTGGAGAAAGCGGCCCTCCTGGGGCTTCCCTCGCAAGATACAGCCGCTCTGGCGATGTCGCGAAGTGCGAATTTGGTCAAGCACCAGATGCTCGAAGCCCTCGTCGGCTTGTTCCAGCGGCTGGCCGAGCAGGAGCCTTTGCTGCTCGTCGTCGAGGACGCGCACTGGGCGGACTCCATTACGCTCGATTTGCTGGAGCGCTGGCTACCGGGTCTCGCGACGGCGCGGGCCATGGTGCTGGTGACCGCACGCCAAGAGTTTCAGCCGCTCTGGGCGCGGTCTTCGCTCTTGCATCACCTGGCTCCAGGTCGCCTTTCGCCGAGTGAGAGCGCGGCCATGGTCGGCTTTGCCGGCCGCGGGAGCCATCTGCCCGCGGCGATCGTGGAGCAAGTCGTACAGCGCGCCGACGGCGTCCCACTCTTCCTCGAGGAGCTCACGTACAGCGTGGTGGACGCGCTCCAAAAGGGCGGAAATGAACCGTCGTCGTGGGTCGGCGCGGTGCCAGCGACCCTCGAGGCACTCTTGCGCGCACGCCTGGACAGCTTGCCCGAGCCCGGCCGGGAGCTGGCGCGGGTCGCATCCGTGCTGGGGCGCGAGATGAATTACGATCTCCTTCGGGCCATGTGGCCTCTTTCCGAGGAATCACTGCGGAGCGGACTTCTCCAGCTCGTCGAGACAGGGATTTTTCGCCCCATAGGGCCCCTATCGCGCGCGACGTGTCGGTTCAAACACGCCCTGGTGCAAGAAGCCGCGTACCAATCCCTCGTCAAACACGAGCGGCAGGAGCTGCACCAGCGAGCCGCGGAGGTGCTGGTTTCGCAATTTTCTCAAATTGCGGAGCAGAACCCGGAGATCGCCGCGAGGCATTTCGCCGAGGCGAAGCGCCCCGAAGAGGCCTGCGTGTACTTCGAGAAGGCGGCGAAGCAAGCCATGCAACGATCGGCGAGCGCCGACGCCCTCACCCATTATGCTCGTGCGATGGCACAACTGGATCTGTTGCCATCGAATTCGGCCCGCGACCGACGAGAGCTTTTGCTGAAGGCCCAATTGGCGGGCTTGTATTTCGCCGAAGATGGACTCGAGTCGAACCGTATTCGGGAAACCCTTTTGCGGATTCGTGAGCTCGCCGAGAGGTACGACGGCGACGAACCCTCGTTTTGGGCGCTGTTGAGCCTACAGCAATTGAGCCACGTTCGGGGTGAGCACCGCACCAGTCGCGACTTGGCCGCCAAACTGATGGTCCGTGCCAAAGGAGCCGCGCATCAAGATATGATCCTCGCCGCGTACACGGCGACGGTGGCGTCGGCCGTCTCTCGCGGCGACCTCATGGTGTGTCGCAACGATGCGGAGGCGGGGATACGGCTCTATGAGGAGGCGCAGGCGCGAGGGGCGATTCGCGCCCATATGGGGGCCGACGTCGGCGCGCTTTTGTACCTCTATCTTGGTTATACCCTCTGGCTCTTGGGGGAGCCCGAACAAGCGATTCGCCAGTCCCAAGAGGGGGTGCGCATCGCGCGCAAGTACGATCATCCGGCCAGCCTCACCATACGGTTGCTCCTCCTCTCCATTCTGCACAATGACCGCGGTGAGTACCCCGAGGCGCGAGCTCTCGTCGACGAGATATTGCGTCTGGCCGACGAACACGGCTTCCAGTTTCTCGGTGCCGCAGCCCGTGTCGTCCGAGCGTGCACGCAAATCGAGTGCGGCGAGTTCCACGGGATCGACGACCTTCAAGCGGCCCTGGAGCATCGGGCATCGATGGGCGCGACCATGGGGTTCACGCGCTATTTTCCCATCCTTGCCCTGGGGCAAATGCAAATGGGCGCATTCGACGAGGCCATGCTTTCGATCGACAAAGCGATGGAGATCTCGGAACGGACGGGTGAAAACTATTGCGACCCGGAGCACCTCCGCGTGAAAGCGGAAATACTGCTCGCCATGGACCCATCGGATCCCGATCGTGCTGCACGTATCTTCGAGCAGGGCCTCGAACGAGCGCGCCGCGAGCATGCCAGGAGTTGGGAGCTGCGGCTCGCTTGCAGCTATGGTCGCTTGCTTGCCAGCCAAGGGAGCATTTCCGAAGCCACGGCGCTTCTTGCTCCGGTTCTATCCAGCTTCACCGAAGGTCACGATACCCGTGACCTTCGTGTGGCGCGCGACCTGCTTTCTTCCTGGATGGCCTCTACGCATTCATGA
- a CDS encoding TetR/AcrR family transcriptional regulator, protein MARTSVDRTKTAPARAPGLQLGERQARAMILQGAATTFAELGLRAASVEDILNAAGISRRTFYRLYGGKEDVALELYRLGTKFLLDACEMAVREEKDPIRLFERCIDAHLGNARQFGRLVFVLGGEAQRQESPLHARRMQVHDSIVELLRAGTAKANRALEHADPLLFRMLLLSIESSVRILLEEGDEGRNVSDASLDRARRVMVRVLTATLEGTGPRVTAIPTVE, encoded by the coding sequence GTGGCCCGAACGTCCGTCGACCGTACAAAAACCGCCCCCGCCCGCGCGCCCGGTCTGCAGCTCGGAGAACGCCAAGCGCGCGCCATGATCCTGCAGGGGGCCGCGACCACCTTCGCGGAGCTCGGCCTGCGCGCCGCGTCCGTCGAAGACATTCTGAACGCCGCCGGCATCTCCAGGCGCACCTTTTATCGCCTTTACGGCGGCAAAGAAGACGTGGCGCTGGAACTGTATCGGCTCGGGACGAAGTTCCTGCTCGACGCATGTGAGATGGCCGTGCGGGAGGAAAAGGATCCCATCCGCCTATTCGAGCGATGCATCGATGCGCACCTTGGCAATGCGCGCCAGTTCGGGCGCTTGGTGTTCGTCCTCGGCGGTGAGGCTCAGCGGCAAGAGTCGCCGCTGCACGCGCGGCGCATGCAGGTGCACGACTCCATCGTCGAACTTCTCCGCGCCGGCACCGCCAAGGCCAACCGAGCACTCGAACACGCGGATCCGCTGCTCTTTCGCATGCTTCTTTTGTCCATCGAGTCCAGCGTGCGCATCCTCCTCGAGGAAGGGGACGAAGGGCGCAACGTCAGCGACGCGAGCCTCGATCGCGCTCGGCGCGTGATGGTTCGCGTCCTCACCGCTACGCTCGAAGGCACCGGCCCGCGCGTGACGGCGATTCCCACGGTGGAATAG